A DNA window from Daucus carota subsp. sativus chromosome 3, DH1 v3.0, whole genome shotgun sequence contains the following coding sequences:
- the LOC108198174 gene encoding uncharacterized protein LOC108198174: MDLFEKAKTVRLRTITDKFLVAEDDEETVFQSREDYSKNSIWKVERIRGRYVRFKSCHGTYLTASAQLFVPGIIGKKVVHQSIPQTADDVWIDWEPVRDGFQVRLRSRSGSFLRPNGGLPPWRNTVTHDMPHTSKTHEKVLWNIDVVEALPTPHRRSCSDFTKAPAPHVDDHKTAASHPPHKKLTTLEDLW, encoded by the coding sequence ATGGACCTTTTCGAGAAAGCCAAAACAGTTCGTCTAAGAACGATTACGGATAAATTTTTGGTTGCGGAAGATGACGAGGAGACGGTGTTCCAGAGCCGAGAAGATTATTCGAAGAATTCAATATGGAAAGTCGAGAGAATAAGAGGCAGGTATGTACGGTTCAAGAGTTGCCATGGCACGTACCTGACGGCCTCAGCTCAGCTATTTGTCCCGGGAATAATTGGGAAAAAAGTTGTGCACCAATCCATTCCACAAACAGCGGATGACGTGTGGATCGACTGGGAACCGGTCAGGGACGGCTTTCAAGTGCGGCTACGTAGCCGAAGCGGGAGCTTTTTACGCCCAAATGGTGGGCTCCCGCCCTGGAGAAACACCGTAACACATGATATGCCGCATACTTCTAAAACGCATGAGAAGGTTTTATGGAACATTGATGTGGTGGAGGCGCTTCCTACACCTCATCGACGGAGCTGCTCGGATTTTACAAAAGCTCCTGCACCTCATGTTGATGATCATAAGACCGCTGCATCACATCCGCCTCATAAGAAATTGACTACATTGGAGGATTTGTGGtag
- the LOC135151497 gene encoding replication protein A 70 kDa DNA-binding subunit B-like, translated as MESTRFDCISMLTSNKTDWKIKVRMTRLWKSINSKTGDFKGYNMILLDDDKTHIHAFAGLEFVNGIDEVPEEGKIYETSEFNVADAKYSYSPVSNKKEIYFLKRTNMKLIEEEDDMIPQHKFELVAFNALKEKVGNTKILTDLMGLVENILPMQSRNTATGPKDILMFDISDGSAKVKVTVWAELAHKLQEELQKANTEQIIIILTSCGITTYQKQLQASTLSPSKFYINPDYDAVYPLRNRLNGVNEPTVVEDTPSVPDCLKKTIPTYNLKQITDLRNSDPQTLEVICHVSVCDVDAQSKWWFYSCDSCPGELSFINNTYNCEECAKIVSYPDKRFKLAMYVTDPTETIQVFMFDREVRRLISTTVNSLIGQNLKEGKGQHFPEKLKDIIGKTLKLTLSLNTNNLIHGKTVYFASDVFEGVETTLNQNTTSSSEINAMVQDPPLNVDVVTKDMQPPSTKRTRNNDDGHNEKKKT; from the exons ATGGAATCAACAAGATTTGATTGCATTAGCATGCTTACATCCAACAAAACTGATTGGAAAATCAAAGTTCGTATGACACGCCTCTGGAAAAGTATCAACAGTAAAACAGGTGACTTCAAAGGTTATAACATGATACTATTGGACGATGAT AAAACCCATATTCATGCTTTTGCCGGATTAGAATTTGTCAATGGGATAGACGAGGTCCCAGAAGAGGGAAAGATTTATgaaacatcagagtttaatgTTGCTGATGCAAAATACTCTTATTCACCCGTCAGCAATAAAAAAGAAATCTACTTCTTAAAACGCACAAACATGAAACTGATTGAGGAGGAGGATGACATGATTCCACAACACAAGTTCGAACTGGTAGCTTTCAATGCCCTGAAAGAAAAGGTCGGAAATACAAAAATCTTAACAG ATCTGATGGGATTGGTCGAAAATATACTCCCAATGCAAAGTCGAAACACAGCAACAGGCCCAAAAGATATATTAATGTTTGACATTAGTGACGGGAG TGCAAAGGTTAAGGTAACAGTGTGGGCGGAACTAGCACACAAATTACAGGAAGAACTACAAAAAGCTAATACTGAGCAAATTATTATCATTCTTACAAGTTGTGGGATAACTACGTATCAGA AACAACTCCAGGCAAGCACACTATCACCTTCAAAATTCTATATAAATCCAGACTATGATGCAGTGTACCCTCTACGGAATAG GCTCAATGGTGTGAATGAACCGACTGTTGTGGAAGATACACCTTCAGTGCCAGATTGCTTAAAGAAGACAATACCAACTTACAATTTGAAGCAAATAACAGACCTCAGAAATTCAGATCCTCAAACG TTGGAGGTTATATGTCATGTATCAGTGTGTGATGTTGACGCACAGTCCAAATGGTGGTTCTATAGCTGTGACTCATGCCCAGGAGAACTCTCTTTCATCAATAATACATACAACTGTGAAGAATGTGCCAAGATTGTATCATATCCGGACAAAAg ATTCAAGCTTGCAATGTATGTTACTGATCCAACTGAGACAATTCAAGTTTTTATGTTCGATCGTGAGGTCAGGCGTTTGATATCAACAACTGTAAACAGCCTCATTGGTCAAAACCTGAAG GAAGGGAAAGGACAACACTTCCCAGAAAAGTTGAAGGATATCATTGGGAAAACCCTTAAACTCACACTATCTCTGAACACTAACAACTTGATTCATGGAAAAACGGTATATTTCGCCTCGGATGTGTTTGAAGGGGTTGAAACTACCCTAAATCAAAATACCACATCTTCGTCTGAAATCAATGCCATG GTACAAGATCCACCACTCAATGTTGATGTCGTTACAAAGGATATGCAACCACCATCCACTAAACGCACTCGCAACAATGACGATGGACATAACGAGAAGAAAAAAACCTAA
- the LOC135151051 gene encoding uncharacterized protein LOC135151051: MKGHDRATMLLVKAKENKTIDIAQSNAVPVKTTPVDEIKQYLDGRYVCAAEAVWRIYGFSVHHRTPSVERLPIHLEDMQTITFKDNDSLSNVARRATFRHSKLQAWFEANKTYPWARNLTYQEFPLSFVWDAQGCQWTPRKQGFVVGRLHSTYVTSGDSFYLRMILTRFKGATSFTELRTVNGQVYDTFKDACNALGLLENDMEWHEAIKENSHHATASQLRLLFVHILVNSEVSQPSKLWYNHINDFTDDIIWMRRHVLKDSELLLPEDEIQWWALADLERNFNCIGKSLRNYPDMPFPPDQYLCDISNTLIAEERNYDITAMTVEHKNLHSNLNADQMAIYNAVIESVYNKKGQVFFVYGSGGCGKTFLWRTFIARLRSERKIVLPVASSGIAAVLLPGGRTAHSRFRIPLDVDDQSSCGIKMGTDISELLQNTDLIIWDEAPMVKKYAFEAIDRSLRDIMGCVSSENRLKPFGGITVLFGGDFRQILPVVEKGDRQDIVSACINRSYIWDSITVFTLKQNMRLHRGNSDDLNNVIDSFNKWILDVGDGKNSFVSEDDPNRDPEILIPDQFIIPHTGNPLKYCSCCIS; this comes from the exons ATGAAAGGTCATGATAGAGCTACTATGTTATTGGTCAAagcaaaagaaaacaaaactatAGATATTGCTCAGTCCAATGCCGTCCCTGTAAAAACAACACCAGTTGATGAGATTAAGCAATATTTGGATGGTCGTTATGTATGTGCTGCAGAAGCAGTTTGGCGAATTTATGGATTCAGTGTACACCATAGGACTCCATCTGTTGAAAGACTTCCCATCCACTTAGAGGATATGCAAACTATTACTTTCAAGGATAATGACTCTTTGTCAAATGTTGCACGTCGTGCTACGTTCCGCCATAGTAAATTACAAGCATGGTTTGAAGCAAACAAAACATATCCATGGGCCAGAAACCTAACCTATCAAGAGTTCCCCCTCTCATTTGTATGGGACGCTCAAGGTTGCCAATGGACCCCAAGAAAACAAGGTTTTGTTGTTGGCAGGTTGCATTCAACATATGTCACTTCTGGAGATTCTTTCTACTTGAGAATGATTCTTACTAGATTCAAGGGGGCAACTTCTTTTACAGAACTTCGAACTGTCAACGGCCAGGTGTATGACACATTTAAAGATGCTTGCAATGCTTTAGGACTCCTTGAAAATGATATGGAGTGGCATGAAGCAATCAAGGAGAATTCTCATCATGCTACAGCGTCACAACTGCGTCTattatttgtacatatattggTCAACTCTGAGGTTAGTCAACCATCAAAGTTATGGTACAATCATATCAATGACTTTACCGATGACATAATTTGGATGCGTCGACATGTGCTAAAAGATAGTGAGCTATTACTACCTGAAGATGAAATACAATGGTGGGCGTTGGCAG ACCTTGAAAGGAACTTCAATTGTATAGGGAAATCTTTACGAAACTATCCAGATATGCCATTTCCACCTGATCAGTATTTGTGCGACATTTCAAACACTCTCATTGCGGAAGAACGAAACTATGATATAACTGCCATGACAGTGGAGCACAAAAACTTGCATTCAAATCTTAATGCAGATCAGATGGCTATTTACAATGCTGTAATTGAATCTGTCTACAATAAGAAGGGACAAGTATTTTTTGTGTATGGCAGTGGGGGGTGTGGTAAAACCTTCCTGTGGCGGACATTCATTGCAAGACTAAGGTCAGAAAGAAAGATTGTGTTGCCTGTCGCATCATCCGGCATTGCAGCGGTACTATTGCCCGGTGGACGCACGGCCCATTCAAGATTTAGGATACCACTAGACGTAGATGATCAGTCAAGTTGTGGAATAAAAATGGGTACAGATATATCTGAGCTGTTGCAAAATACGGATCTCATAATTTGGGACGAGGCCCCGATGGTTAAAAAATATGCATTTGAAGCCATCGATCGCTCTTTAAGAGACATAATGGGCTGTGTCTCATCGGAAAACAGATTGAAGCCTTTTGGTGGTATTACTGTATTATTTGGGGGAGACTTTAGACAAATATTACCTGTTGTTGAGAAAGGAGATAGACAAGATATTGTTTCTGCTTGCATTAACAGGTCATATATCTGGGATTCAATCACGGTCTTCACACTAAAGCAGAATATGAGGCTACATAGAGGTAACTCTGACGATCTTAATAACGTTATTGATTCATTCAATAAATGGATATTAGATGTTGGTGATGGTAAAAATTCCTTTGTTAGTGAAGACGACCCGAACAGAGATCCTGAAATTCTAATTCCTGACCAGTTTATCATACCACACACCGGAAATCCtttaaaatattgttcatgttGTATATCCTGA
- the LOC135151498 gene encoding uncharacterized protein LOC135151498, with amino-acid sequence MCCHSIMWKEERNNKSSSSSSIPTFSICCADGQIKLPEVRQPPPYLGQLLFGGSKWRHFHDRIKVYNSMFAYSSLGGKVDKLINVHGGGPFCYRQGGQNHHQMGTLMPTEGQKPRFCQLYFYDTDNEVNNRISAIQTNKSKDAKDRPKPEIVQNLINMFDEVSPLAKKFRQARDRFKEGEPPELKILLKESSSASGRPNHITPSSEIAVFIVGENDPNIGDRDVILHLKHGGLERISFIHPLFMALQYPILFPRAEDGFHTGIRYIRTASNTGKKREHVTLKEYYSYQLHIRPSEGMTLRYGRRLYQQYIVDAFSIIEQTRLYWYKTHQTTVRADMYKNIRDHVRKGDDDPSSCGKSYILPASFTGSRRYMNQNFLDALAICRAIGHPDIFLTMTANTKWPEIKDMLQYTPGLTADDAPDVVARVFKLKLDQLIHVIKKKNFFGRCIGALHVIEFQRGLPHAHMVIWLHPDDKPKTIQQIDQIISAEIPDKQQDPHGYDAVQKFMIHGPCGKLNMLSPCMDLKRNACTRHFPKR; translated from the exons ATGTGCTGTCATTCAATAATGTGGAAAGAGGAAAGAAATAAcaaatcttcttcttcatcctctATTCCTACATTCTCAATATGTTGTGCAGATGGACAAATTAAATTGCCTGAAGTAAGACAACCTCCTCCTTACCTTGGTCAACTACTATTTGGAGGCTCTAAATGGAGACACTTCCACGATCGTATTAAAGTTTATAATTCCATGTTCGCTTATTCATCATTGGGGGGTAAAGTGGATAAGCTTATAAATGTTCATGGTGGAGGTCCATTCTGTTATCGACAAGGTGGTCAGAATCATCACCAAATGGGAACTTTGATGCCAACTGAAGGTCAAAAACCAAGATTTTGTCAGCTGTACTTTTATGACACTGACAATGAAGTTAACAATAGAATTAGTGCCATTCAAACCAATAAGTCTAAGGATGCTAAGGATCGTCCAAAGCCAGAAATTGTACAGAACCTAATAAATATGTTTGATGAGGTGAGTCCTTTAGCCAAAAAATTTCGACAAGCAAGGGACCGTTTTAAAGAGGGAGAACCGCCGGAACTTAAGATCCTTCTTAAAGAATCCAGTTCTGCATCTGGGCGTCCAAATCATATTACTCCGTCTTCAGAGATTGCTGTATTCATTGTCGGTGAAAATGATCCTAATATTGGTGATAGAGATGTCATTCTCCATCTTAAACATGGTGGCCTAGAAAGAATAAGTTTCATACACCCTCTTTTTATGGCACTTCAGTATCCAATTTTATTCCCACGAGCCGAGGATGGATTCCATACAGGTATAAGATACATACGCACAGCTTCAAATACTGGCAAGAAAAGAGAACATGTCACTTTGAAGGAATATTACTCTTACCAATTACATATAAGACCAAGTGAAG GGATGACACTACGATATGGAAGACGTCTATACCAACAATATATTGTTGATGCATTTTCTATTATCGAACAAACACGTCTTTACTGGTATAAAACTCATCAAACAACGGTGAGGGCCGATATGTATAAAAACATTCGTGATCATGTAAGAAAAGGTGATGATGATCCAAGTTCTTGCGGCAAGTCTTATATTTTACCAGCATCATTTACAGGTTCAAGGCGTTACATGAACCAAAACTTTCTTGATGCTCTTGCAATATGTCGTGCTATTGGACATCCCGACATTTTTTTAACTATGACAGCTAATACTAAATGGCCAGAAATTAAAGACATGCTTCAGTACACTCCTGGCTTGACTGCAGATGATGCCCCTGATGTAGTTGCTCGAGTCTTTAAGTTGAAGTTGGATCAACTTATTCATGTCATAAAGAAGAAAAACTTTTTTGGACGCTGTATTGGag CATTACATGTCATAGAATTCCAGAGGGGATTGCCTCATGCGCACATGGTAATTTGGCTCCATCCCGATGATAAACCAAAGACAATTCAACAAATAGATCAAATAATTTCAGCTGAGATTCCAGACAAACAACAAGATCCTCATGGATACGATGCTGTGCAAAAATTTATGATACATGGACCGTGTGGTAAACTAAATATGTTATCTCCCTGCATGGATTTGAAACGCAATGCTTGCACACGCCATTTCCCAAAAAGGTAA
- the LOC108197406 gene encoding aldehyde dehydrogenase family 3 member H1, with translation MRSAYINKEREIEIEKEIEREKEKETEREMDNDSKFDGESARVMMKELRETYSTGKTKSYEWRICQLNNLLKIAEFHEPEILQALHSDISKPEFESFVHEIWLIKTSCKLAIKELKRWMKPEKVGTTLVTFPSSAEIVAEPFGVVLIISAWNYPFLLSLDPVIGAIAAGNTVVLKPSEVSPATSSLLAKYIGEYMDSSAVKVVEGAIPETSVLLEQKWDKILYTGNSKVGRIVLAAAAKHLTPVVLELGGKSPIIVDSDIDLKIAARRIISGKWGCNNGQACISPDYIITTKDFAPKLVDSLKLQLLKFYGEEPLKSDDLSRVVNSNHFNRLIKLLDDDKVSGKIVHGGQRDIVNLKIAPAILLDVPEDSLIMNEEIFGPLLAIVTVDRLEESFNIINSRPKPLAAYLFTNNKKLKEKFVGDVSAGGLLINDTTLHLTVPTLPFGGVGESGMGGYHGKFSFDTFSHKKAVMYRSYLGDASERYPPYTTRKLRFLKAVMNGSFLDIFRAILGWP, from the exons atgcgatctgcatatataaacaaagaaagagagatagagatagagaaagagatagagagagagaaagagaaagagacagagagagagatggatAATGATTCCAAGTTTGATGGAGAGTCAGCGAGGGTGATGATGAAAGAATTGAGGGAGACTTACTCTACTGGTAAAACCAAGAGTTATGAATGGAGGATCTGCCAGCTCAATAATCTTCTCAAGATTGCCGAGTTTCATGAACCCGAGATTCTTCAGGCTCTTCACTCCGATATCTCCAAGCCCGAGTTCGAATCCTTTGTCCATGAG ATATGGTTGATCAAGACATCATGTAAATTGGCAATTAAGGAACTTAAACGTTGGATGAAGCCAGAAAAA GTTGGTACAACATTAGTAACATTTCCTTCGAGTGCAGAAATCGTGGCAGAACCTTTCGGAGTTGTATTAATCATATCAGCGTGGAATTATCCTTTCT TGCTGTCTCTTGATCCAGTTATTGGAGCTATTGCAGCAGGAAATACCGTGGTCTTGAAACCATCAGAAGTTTCTCCAGCCACATCTTCATTGCTCGCAAAATATATAGGGGAATACATGGATAGCTCAGCTGTAAAAGTTGTAGAGGGTGCTATTCCTGAAACATCAGTTCTTCTGGAGCAAAAGTGGGACAAGATACTCTATACAG GAAACTCAAAAGTTGGACGTATTGTATTAGCTGCTGCAGCAAAGCATCTTACACCTGTTGTCTTAGAGCTTGGAGGAAAATCTCCTATTATTGTTGATTCAGACATTGATCTAAAA attgCAGCAAGGCGTATTATCTCAGGAAAGTGGGGATGCAACAATGGACAAGCCTGCATATCTCCGGATTACATTATAACAACAAAAGATTTTGCCCCAAAATTG GTAGATAGTCTGAAACTTCAGTTGCTAAAATTCTACGGGGAGGAGCCACTGAAATCAGATGACTTGTCTCGTGTTGTGAACTCTAATCACTTTAATCGGTTGATTAAATTATTGGACGATGATAAGGTATCTGGTAAAATTGTTCATGGAGGTCAAAGGGACATAGTCAACCT CAAGATTGCTCCAGCTATATTGCTAGATGTCCCGGAAGATTCTCTAATCATGAATGAAGAAATATTTGGTCCTTTACTTGCTATTGTGACG GTTGATCGTCTGGAAGAgagttttaatataattaattcaagacCGAAACCACTGGCAGCATATTTATTTACAAACAACAAGAAGTTGAAGGAGAAGTTTGTGGGTGATGTCTCTGCAGGAGGTTTACTGATTAATGATACTACTTTACAT CTTACAGTTCCCACTTTACCTTTTGGAGGAGTTGGGGAGAGTGGCATGGGTGGATACCATGGAAAATTTTCATTCGACACTTTCAGTCACAAGAAGGCAGTTATGTATCGAAGTTATCTTGGAGATGCCTCTGAAAGGTACCCACCATATACAACCCGTAAGTTGAGATTTCTGAAGGCTGTTATGAATGGCAGTTTTCTTGACATTTTCCGTGCTATATTGGGCTGGCCATAA